The following coding sequences are from one Leptospira mayottensis 200901116 window:
- the rpe gene encoding ribulose-phosphate 3-epimerase, whose translation MKISASILATKLTELGETVPHYDPNAIDLMHMDVMDGNFVPQISFGEALSKEVKALTSIPLDVHLMVSKPENHVSKYYELNPYCITFHIETTDFPVRLAQEIKSHGTKVGVSLNPGTSVSTLENVLPYVDLILLMTVEPGFYGQKFIANGMEKIRKAKELIHIRPIELEVDGGVNDTNIQELKRNGVDIVVVGAGLYKTGKPMDNARNLKSLAKG comes from the coding sequence TTGAAAATTTCCGCATCCATTTTAGCGACAAAGCTGACTGAGCTAGGAGAAACCGTTCCTCACTACGATCCGAATGCGATTGATCTGATGCATATGGACGTGATGGACGGAAACTTTGTTCCTCAGATCAGTTTTGGAGAAGCACTCAGCAAAGAAGTGAAGGCCCTCACATCCATTCCGTTGGACGTACATCTGATGGTTTCCAAACCGGAAAATCACGTTTCTAAATATTATGAACTGAATCCCTATTGCATCACATTTCACATTGAAACCACCGACTTTCCAGTGCGACTTGCTCAAGAAATTAAAAGTCACGGAACAAAAGTGGGAGTTTCACTAAATCCGGGGACTTCCGTTTCCACTCTAGAAAACGTCCTTCCTTATGTGGATCTGATTCTTTTGATGACGGTCGAACCAGGTTTTTACGGACAAAAGTTCATCGCAAATGGAATGGAAAAAATCCGGAAAGCGAAAGAGTTAATCCATATCAGACCGATCGAACTTGAGGTGGACGGGGGAGTCAACGATACAAATATCCAGGAGTTAAAGAGAAATGGAGTGGATATCGTAGTCGTCGGAGCTGGACTTTATAAGACAGGAAAACCCATGGATAATGCGAGAAATCTAAAGTCCTTAGCAAAGGGGTAA
- the rpsP gene encoding 30S ribosomal protein S16: MVKLRLQRTGTKHDPHYRIVAADSRAPRDGKFADIVGHYHPAQIKEQTTFHKEKILTWLKNGAQPTGTVLNLFKNAGIWAEYKTALKK, translated from the coding sequence TTGGTAAAGCTTAGATTACAAAGAACTGGAACTAAACACGATCCTCATTATAGAATTGTTGCAGCTGACAGCAGAGCACCTAGAGACGGAAAATTTGCAGATATCGTAGGTCATTACCACCCGGCTCAAATTAAAGAACAAACTACCTTCCATAAGGAAAAAATCCTTACTTGGCTGAAAAATGGGGCTCAACCGACCGGAACCGTTCTGAACTTATTTAAGAACGCAGGAATCTGGGCGGAATATAAAACCGCTCTTAAAAAGTAA